From Cannabis sativa cultivar Pink pepper isolate KNU-18-1 chromosome 8, ASM2916894v1, whole genome shotgun sequence, a single genomic window includes:
- the LOC115701152 gene encoding myb family transcription factor PHL8, with product MQNQNMNLVLSTDAKPRLKWTSELHQRFVDAINQLGGADKATPKSLMRVMGIPGLTLYHLKSHLQKYRLGKSQQSEACSDNKQEGSFNGSDFKEIQGSDGHFNGEINDGTQSQMNEGLHIAQALQLQMEVQRKLHEQLEVQRHLQLRIEAQGKYLQSVLKKAQETLAGYSSSSVGVELTKAELSRLLSMVNNGCPSSSFSEITETRDLSLEGIERKQMRGTMCSMESSLTSSESSGREEEKKPMDNNGDPQKSSTNTIELQLMEVHPEHNLRNNATSNQVSGRKRNGGTMSDGISVEQPNSKRSPTHLDKNSNHLRKYGLVGTFDLNSQYQNDIDSGPKAIDLN from the exons ATGCAAAATCAGAATATGAATTTGGTCTTATCCACTGATGCAAAACCAAGGCTCAAATGGACATCAGAACTTCATCAAAGATTTGTTGATGCTATCAATCAGCTTGGAGGAGCAGATA AGGCTACTCCAAAGAGTTTGATGAGGGTGATGGGAATTCCAGGACTTACTTTGTACCATCTAAAGAGCCATTTACAG AAATACAGGTTGGGTAAGAGCCAACAATCTGAAGCCTGCTCGGACAATAAGCAAGAAGGTAGCTTCAATGGATcag ATTTCAAAGAGATTCAGGGGAGTGATGGGCATTTTAATGGAGAAATCAATGATGGAACTCAGAGTCAGATGAATGA AGGCTTGCATATAGCTCAGGCTCTCCAATTGCAAATGGAAGTACAAAGGAAACTCCATGAACAGCTTGAG GTGCAAAGACATCTGCAGCTGAGAATTGAAGCTCAAGGAAAGTATCTACAGTCTGTACTGAAGAAAGCTCAAGAAACTCTTGCTGGATATAGCTCTTCTTCAGTGGGTGTAGAGCTCACGAAAGCCGAGCTTTCTCGATTATTATCGATGGTTAACAATGGATGCCCCAGCTCTTCTTTCTCAGAAATAACAGAGACAAGAGATTTAAGCTTAGAAGGCATTGAAAGGAAACAAATGAGAGGCACAATGTGTTCCATGGAGAGTTCACTGACTTCTTCTGAAAGCTCAGGgcgagaagaagagaagaaaccAATGGATAACAATGGTGATCCCCAAAAGTCTAGCACGAACACCATTGAACTACAACTAATGGAAGTTCATCCAGAACACAATCTACGGAACAATGCTACAAGCAATCAAGTTAGTGGGAGGAAAAGGAATGGAGGTACCATGTCTGATGGTATTAGTGTTGAGCAACCAAATTCTAAGAGATCACCAACACATTTAGACAAAAACAGTAACCATTTGAGAAAATATGGATTAGTGGGAACGTTTGATCTGAATAGTCAATATCAGAATGACATTGATTCAGGTCCAAAGGCAATTGACTTGAATTGA